In Lactuca sativa cultivar Salinas chromosome 5, Lsat_Salinas_v11, whole genome shotgun sequence, the DNA window tttcccaaaataccctcatgttatgtgatattgatattgatatgatgtattctcatgctagagtaggctaggtactcctattaggactagagtggcctgatttgtgatgtcttagcctagggagaggtgagctgctatgagatacttgagagtgagtaggtagcagcgagggggttatgagagatttgttagagagtggattatgcatgatagagtacttggaatttgggatccgaagaggaggacttggggtgtattctgatacggtgcggacagtagtattgggcccgtactaatgaaagcaccggagcggtgtacagcccaagtaggaatctttggaataccaaggatcaaggagggatgagttgtcgagtgtgagtatgcttgaatggattctaatttattgtatgttgtattttagaggtagatcatggtgaggacacgtctgatgcccgagagcagtgagaccagtgatgaggagatccgccggatcatccatgaggaggtggttgcggccatcagggcagagataccagagatgttcgggtctattaagaccacgttgattgagaccttcgacgagcgttatgccgctctttctgaggctgctgttgcagcggctaccgcaactattgctgccgcgaggccgcagggtggtgatgcattgctgctctgagagttcagcaacacaaaaccactagattttgatgggacccaggacccggtggcggctatgagatggatttatgacatagaggggtgtttcttcacttgctcaactcttgagcatttgaaggttcggttcgcgctgaaccagcttcgcttgggagcgaaggactggtggaagtttgtgacggcgcactttacgactgctgagcttgcggcagtgacctgggagaagttcactgccatgttccgagatgagtacgttccccaggtggagaggcaGCGCTTcacccaggagtttctgaccatcaagtagggtactgagtctgttatggtgattaccaggatgttccatgagagggcgatgttctggcCTGAGCATGTGTCcacggagcaggcacgtatgagccgatatttgagtatcttgaggtgagacattcgggagtttgcagcgaactcctcgtaccggacatttgccgagcttcaggcaaatgcccagaagagggagattgagctagagactcaggccagggaggaggcggagtctcaggggagggatcggcgaccgacacagtctcagccggcagccaagcgggccaagcccgctgatcccaaaccagggagccagaacagccgcacttgtgggaagtgtggaaagggtcatgatggagtctgtagagcgggatcttgctacaagtgtggcaaggaggggcacatggccaacgactgccccaaggggtttgcggtgtgttttcactgcaaccagaccggacaccggaaggcagagtgtccgcaattgcgaggatcatctcagggagcacgtcagggatctacccctgccgccatcagagctaccgagagtcggccagtgaaggccgaggcaccaagagcacgagggagagctttttagttgaccgcggaggaggtccgtgcagcacgcgatgtcgtggctggtatgtattctttcgtgtatttattttgatgttgtgatattattcttatattatgttatgcgtaggtacttttcttgtgaattgtgtacctgccttggtgttatttgactcgggtgcgagtcggtcttttgtatctttggcttttagtcagcatatcagtgttagtcgtgaggcgttgagtcggcctctgagagtttccatagctgacagagggtgatatatgccacggaggttctccgagggtgcgtagtcgagattttcggtgttgagttcccgattgatctggttcctattgcgatgggtgatgtctgtgtcattgtgggcatggactggttgagtagattcggtgcggttatcgactgcgagcgacagctggtgaccatacgagaccctagtgggggagttcttacggtgtacggcgagggtacacgttctggatcagcgttttgttcggccgctaggacaagacagtgtctacagcagggctgtaagggttttgtggcgtatgtgatggatacgcgggcgGATTCTGAGAGACCAAGGTCTGTTGAGGAGGTTctggtagtgcgtgagttccctgatgtatttcctgaggagttgccgggtgtgcctcctatgaggcaagtggagttcagtatcgatttggttccgggggccgcgcctatcgctaaggtgccttatcgccttgcacctccagagatgcaagagttatcctcgtagcttcaggagctgctagggaaggggtttattcggccgagcagctcgtcgtggggagcgcctatcctgttcgtcaagaagaaggatggttcacaccgtatgtgcattgattaccgggagttgaacaagctaacggtcaagaaccgttacccgttgccgaggatcgacgatttgttcaatcagttgcagggagcatcttggttctccaagatcgatttgaggtctggatatcatcaggtgagggtgcgggatgaggacgtccagaagacagcattcaggacgcgttatgggcattacgagtttgtggtgatgacttttgggctcaccaatgccccggcagtgttcatggatctcatgaaccaagtgtgtaggccgatgttggatcggtcgatgattgtatttatcgacggcattttggtatattcgagatctacagagcagcatgaggagcatttgagagaggtcctcggagttctgagatcggagaggctttatgccaaattctccaagtgtgatttctggttacgggaggtccagttcttaggacatctcgttaacaagaaagggatattggtcgacccggccaaagttgaggcgatgatgagttgggaggtgccgaggtcaccctccgagatcaggagtttcctagggttggtagggtattatcggagatttatcaaggatttctctaaaatcgcagtgccactcaccaggttgacctggaagggtgttgctttttcatggggccctgagcagcaggcctcctttgagacacttcgtaaAAGGTTacgcgaagccccggtgttagccctcccggaaaggatggaggactttgtggtatactgtgacgcatcgattttggggttgggggcggtgctgatgcagagagggcatgtgatagcatatgcatcgaggcagctgaagcctcatgagatgagatatcccaccatgatctagagttgggggcagtggtgtttgccctcaagatttggcgtcactacctgtatggggttcggtgtacgatatacacggaccataagagtttgaaatatttaatggatcagcccaacctaaatatgcgacagagaaggtggttggatgtggtcaaggattatgattgtgagatcctgtaccacccgggcaaggctaatgttgtagccgatgcactgagctgcagggcggagagcaccccgctgtgggatgtatgtttgagattgaccgtggtagctccagtgttggacgtcattcgtggggcacaggctgaggctgtgcaacctgagatgcagaagaaagagcgggttgttggtttggtttcagagttcgttaccgatggtcgggggcttatgacatttcaggggcgtatctgggtgccgtacATGGGAGGAACACGTacaattttgatggaagaggctcatcggtcgaaattttcgatccatcctggggctactaagatgtatttggacctgaggaaggagtattggtggccctgtatgaagagggatgttgcgtggtttgttgagaggtgcttgacctgtcgtagggttaaggccgagcaccagaggccgcatggtaagttgcaaacgttggaggttcccgaatggaagtgggaacaaatcaccatggattttatcaccaaattgccaaggactgccaggtgagttgatgcaatttgggtgattgtggacaggttgacgaagagcgctcactttcttgctatcagcgagagttcttcagcagagaaattggcagaggtgtacgtgagggaagtggtatctcggcatggggtgccgatctcgattgtttcagaccgagatgtgcgtttcacttccacgttttggaagaagtttcatgaggagttgggtactaggctgcattttagtaccgcatatcatccccagacagacagtcagagtgagcggatgattcagacgctcgaggacatgctccgggcatctGTGTTGGATTTTgtgggtagctgggatgcgtactttcccttggcagagttttcctacaacaacagccatcattcgagcattggtatgccgccctttgagctgttgtataggaggaggtgtcggatccccatttgttggggagaggttggacagcatgtgatgggcagtacagagatcgtgcttcagacgacagagcagatccagcaggtcagacagaggttgttgaccgcttagagtcgtcagaagagctatacagacagacgccggtccgaccttgagtttcaggtcggcgaccttatactcttgaaggtctctccttggaaaggagtgattcaattcaggaagaggggcaagttggggccccgatatattggtcctttccgagtgatcgcgagggtaggctggGTAGCCTATTGTTtcgatttgccagcagagttggggcagattcacgacacttttcatgtgtcgcagctgaggaagtgtatagtcgatgagtcagcagtggttccattagaggatattcaggtggatgcgagcctgaattatgctgagagaccagtgacaatcagagatcggaaaatcaaggttatgaggaacaaggaggtacccctggttttggttcagtggcagcatcggaaggggtccgagataacttgggaaccggagcgtgagatgcgtgagcagcatccagagttatttacagagcgagacttcgagggcgaagtctagttctagtgggggagaattgtaacagcccggattcccaggtattattcatttatttatttttggtaatttgtgaggagactcggcgagttggagcctaaactcgtcgagtatgatcgcggatttggacgcgggttcgcgtctggactcggcgagtccatgctgtttaatgaaaccctaatttcccggccctaagccctatttaaagaaccttataacccttcattgcgactaccttcgaccttgagagcaccagagcatctgagagtccttgtgagtgagaaaagaggccattattcaccattcttgtgtgtgttagcaagaaggggaagaggaaggccaagctagaagagttggggagcttggatctacttccatttagGTAGAGGAAGCTATTTAaggtaatattcagagcttattctcgtgtttttattgatatggtcaaatctagggtttctttatccattgtttaccttgtaattggagtgtgagaggtcccatggggaattggtacctagatctggaccttagtaggtctagagagtcccaaatgctctgctttatgcctttccttttgagttatggacttaggttaccattttagatgtcatttcaccaaaagaagccttgtaggcgtagCATGGTAgcaaagattgtaactttacgtgataaatgtgcttggaaggactggatctatgagttgctggaacggatctgacctcaggagtgagtttgagttcatgcatggcttagacgagtccgaagaacagactcgacgagtagcatgaagattgtctttaaccactcagcgagtggtcttgccgagttaaggggttgactcagtgagtcggagaggGTTGTcgagtggactgagtcaagctagaactcgccgagttgttcttgagactcgacgagttgagtcgtggtggccccgcgattcatgccaggtggaactcgtcgcgtcagggaagtactcgacgtgtcaagagaggatcctaggaagtcagtgaacacgtatagactcgccgagtcgctctagtgcactcgccgagtccggtcaaagttgaccgttggccgttgaccagagttgaccagtgttgacttgataggggtagtcaaccttagttgtgaaagtgttaattagaggtatatggtgttataggaggattatagatcagaggatcgagcgcgagtgatttccgggatttgttagttatcgagatacacgaggtgagtcttctcactatactttaccttgagtaggtaatcagagttatgtgacagaatatttgtatgctatatgtatgttatgtgttgtactgcattatttctatgtgatttatgttgtgcatgtttatagagttggaccggaaggttcccagagttagaaccagagggttcacagagtagggtccacggacccacagagttataggctcgagtggctaacatgtgttatgtgtggtattttggggaactcactaagctttgtgcttatagtgttggtgttatttgtttcaggtactagtgatgaccgtgggaaggcgccggcttaatcagtacacacacatgggattttttatgatatgtgatcttgggattcattgtatgacattgattggaatttcaaacactgatgttttatgaaaaattaaatgaatatgtttttatattattcgaaaaattattttgaaattcacgatgTTACATAAATTATGCACAATTTTATGATTTTACTTATTCAAACCAACtaaagttcattttgtaaaaatgaaAGTTATAACAAATAACGTTATTATCTATTGCTTCTAATCGGATCCTTGAACTTCATATTTATAATAAAGTTGTCCATTTTTTGAAAACCTATATTAAAACGTTaaacaaacaaaattttcaatcgAAATTGTTCAAATTAGTTTAGTATAACATGTATAAAATTTTTGTTTATGTAGAAAATAATTCAATCATATTGGATTTCATAATTCAATCATACTGTGAAATCaaattttcttgaatttattCTATGTTCTCAATTTATCATTGGTCTGTATTTCAATCGGATAATTCAATCATATTGGATTTCATAATCGGAGCAATGTGACGCCATATCAATCTGAATTAACAAAAATATGTCATATTGATTGCCTCGGTTAAAAAATTTACCCAACTAAATTTTGTCCCAAATGGTGTAATGACAAATGAGAACAAAAAAATAATTCCAATGATACATTGACtacaattaaaaaataaataacatagATTATTATTGGTTGACAATATTAACCCAAAATAAATTATACCTAAGCTATGACGTTATTGTATGTAGTTAAGTAGTCAACCCTAAGATACCAAATTGTTTAGTTTAAAAAAAGTGTTCTTCGGTCAAAGATCGAGAGATTTCAAATCCTGGTTAAAACGAAaaatgttatttatgagtaaaatgAATATTTATGTGATCCTAAGCCATATGGCAATTTTTTGTCCATAAGCTTCAAGTTTTGCCCTAATATTTTTAATATCGTTGAAACCGTTTATGAAGCTTTACCCTAATATTTTTAATATCGTTGAAAACGATTATTTTTATTACTTGAAAATTCGATAACAAATGCCCCAAATATTAAGTAAACGTTAAGATAACATCGACATAAAGATGAGTAGATCACAATATATCAATCAAAGATGAAGGTAAAAATGAGACATTGACTCATCAGCCTCACTACACCTCCTTCACTTCAAGTTTCTGGTCCTCCTCGATTTGAAATGCCGACACCGGAAAAGTCCTGTACAGCCCTGACGGAGCTTTGAACGTGATTTTTCCGGTGGGTGGATCATCAACATAGATCTCACTCAGATTAACCCACATCATCAACTCTTTAGTCTTCACTCCGGTGAGCttcttgatctttgatttctCGACGAACGCCGTGACCTCATTGGCGTAGCTCGCCAGCCGGTTGACTTTTTCGAATTTGTGCTCTTTTTTCTTCTTCTGTTTCAGCCATACGAAGCCTGTGTCTTTAACGTACCCACATTCTTCAATGTCTTCCAATGGAAGAAGGCCGTTGGGTAGTCCGACTTCGGTTAGTAGATGCTTTGTTTTATCTTGGCAGACTTTGTCGCCATGGTAGAGCTCGGTGGCGGTTGCTCTTATTTCGTCGGTGACTACAGACATGTTTGTGGTGGTGGAAAGAGGAGAGTggtagtgtgtgtatatatagtCTAGTTAGTTTAACTTTGCCCTTCAAGTTGCTTAAATTTTCGTAAATGCCATTCATAAATTTACTTCCACACGGCTTTCATTTATAGTTTGGTCGCTACACATGACATTATGTAGGTCTCGTGTACTATATAGTGTATTGAATAAAGCGATAACTCACCACATTTTCCATATTTTTAATCTACCAACTTAGCATCATGTTATTTTCACCTTATCATCTAGAAATAGTCACCTTCTATCTACCTTTTTATCttgttttctaaaaaaatatataaaaagataaataaatttaaaattaacaaACTTTTTCATTAATTCAAACTAAATAATATATTGACCTTTAAAGTCATATCACGTTCTTCGTTGAAAGAAAGTTGATGTTTTGTATCAAGAATTTCATATATATGAGTCGTCATTTTCTTCTGTGTTATTTTTTCTTTTTagccattttttttctttttcaaactctaCGCACGTCAAAATCCAAACTCCAACACGAAAATCCGACGAAGTTGTGTAATTTTAATAGGATGTTATTGTTCTTTTTAGCCACCGGTTTCTACCCTCAGGGCATGCACTTTAATCCATTTTGGGGCAAGTATAACAAGCTTCCAAAAGTCAATATTTAATCGTCTTCCCTTTTTTTTCATCTCAATGTATTAGTAGCGTTGCTGCGAAAATGTTTTTGTTGCTTTGACCACTTTTGCATTGTCCTTTTTAGGTTATTGTACAAGCTGTTGAACTTCATCACTATCTTATTCACATCTTGATACTATGTTTTAACTTGTTCTTTTATGTGGTACTCGCAATGACCCATTTTCCCGATGAAACTGATTTGTCGCTCGTCTCTAAAAAAATTGAGACTTTTATGAATTATCGGTCATGCTACGATAGGTCAATGCACAATTTGGCCAACACGATTTCATCCTTATTTGTCCACATTTGAATCAATTGGTTGCATTTTATTTTCCAGTCAGAATGCTTTGGTTATAGGTTTCGGCTCGGTTGGGTATTTGGTTACAGTTTTGGAAAAGGACTGAATTTGGGTAATAGGGTTGCAATTAGGTTTTGTGATGGATAAAACGATGGCCGGTATCAAATTGAAATTGGTTGAGTAGTAGATAAAGACGTCATATTGTGGTCGGTAAATTAATGTTGTAGAATCGAAACCAACAATCACTAGCATTTTCAATGACAGATGAATTGCGACGCATACCAGTTTTATGACGGACATAAAAGTCTACAATACAAATTATGTCACATTTCataaaatataaatgatttacA includes these proteins:
- the LOC111912093 gene encoding uncharacterized protein LOC111912093 — translated: MSVVTDEIRATATELYHGDKVCQDKTKHLLTEVGLPNGLLPLEDIEECGYVKDTGFVWLKQKKKKEHKFEKVNRLASYANEVTAFVEKSKIKKLTGVKTKELMMWVNLSEIYVDDPPTGKITFKAPSGLYRTFPVSAFQIEEDQKLEVKEV